Genomic DNA from Haloarcula marina:
CGATGTTCGGTTCGACTGCTCGCTCAGCACCGCGGCCGCCGTCACGGAGGTGTCAGCGTAATGGTGTTCGAAGCCGCTGGCGCGGCCGAACTGTTCCTCGTCGCGCGCCTGCTGTTCGGCGGCGTCCTCGCGTTCATGGGGCTGAATCACTTCATGAACGCCGAGTCGATGGCTCCCTACGCCGAGGCGAAGGGGCTCCCGCTCCCGAAAGCGTCTGTGTACGTAAGCGGTGGCCTGCTGGCCGTCAGCGGTGTGCTCGTCATCCTCGGCGCGTACGTCGTCGTCGCCGCGGGCGCGCTCGCAACCTTCCTGCTCGCCTCTGCGGTCACGATGCACGATTTCTGGGCGGTCCCCGAAGACCAACAGCAAAACGAGATGACGCAGTTCCTGAAGAACGTC
This window encodes:
- a CDS encoding DoxX family protein: MVFEAAGAAELFLVARLLFGGVLAFMGLNHFMNAESMAPYAEAKGLPLPKASVYVSGGLLAVSGVLVILGAYVVVAAGALATFLLASAVTMHDFWAVPEDQQQNEMTQFLKNVVMAGGALVVLTLAGTAWPYSVGLSLV